One stretch of Pseudomonas fluorescens Q2-87 DNA includes these proteins:
- a CDS encoding NYN domain-containing protein, whose amino-acid sequence MKRTAVLIDGGFFFQRVMFFGRKYFSKELLISADHLSQIIKKLVKLHIEDERSASRELYRIYYYDCPPPSNQVRLPIIPDGHKSAGHMDFKAHPPYRLRRDLHDQLRSSRKTALRLGELAKSGDWQLNSHSLRALLRGEKVWADLTNDDFHYKVEQKTVDTKLGMDITTLALEKLADVIVLIAGDSDFVPAAKLARMKGIDFVLDPMWANTTGSLSEHVDGLRSFDIVRLIRDVTGQPVTTRPDWWDARTKSAAQLYENVEIAVAGDLEPDPGLISQIGAHQ is encoded by the coding sequence GTGAAGCGAACCGCCGTTCTCATCGATGGAGGATTTTTCTTCCAGAGGGTTATGTTTTTCGGCCGTAAGTACTTCAGCAAGGAACTGCTGATATCCGCCGACCACCTATCCCAAATCATAAAAAAGTTAGTGAAGCTTCACATTGAAGACGAGCGCTCAGCGAGCCGCGAGCTGTATCGAATTTACTACTATGACTGCCCACCTCCCTCCAATCAGGTTCGATTACCAATAATTCCTGACGGTCACAAATCTGCTGGCCATATGGATTTCAAAGCTCATCCTCCCTATAGATTGCGAAGAGATCTCCACGATCAGCTTCGATCGAGCCGAAAAACGGCGCTTCGACTGGGCGAACTGGCCAAAAGCGGTGACTGGCAACTGAATTCCCATTCCCTTAGGGCCCTGTTGCGTGGTGAGAAGGTTTGGGCAGACCTCACGAATGATGATTTCCATTACAAGGTCGAACAAAAGACTGTCGATACCAAGTTGGGCATGGACATCACGACTCTTGCCCTTGAAAAGCTCGCCGATGTCATTGTTTTAATCGCCGGTGATTCGGATTTTGTGCCTGCTGCGAAATTGGCGAGAATGAAGGGAATCGATTTCGTACTTGATCCGATGTGGGCCAACACGACTGGGAGCTTAAGTGAGCACGTGGATGGGCTTCGATCCTTCGACATCGTTCGTCTCATTAGGGATGTCACCGGCCAACCTGTTACGACTCGGCCCGACTGGTGGGATGCTCGGACGAAGAGTGCAGCGCAGCTGTATGAGAATGTTGAGATTGCCGTTGCTGGTGATCTGGAACCTGATCCTGGACTGATATCTCAAATCGGTGCGCATCAGTAA
- a CDS encoding LysE family translocator: MQEVLSINWLLWLSTMVPLTLSAGPGNLMVATSGAQSGVRRSVRFIVGLDITYFLLAVLVGLGLYHTLMNSPKLVWVLQVVGSFYILWLGVRLLRRPLKAPGEKAMHLQFRDGIVVQLSNVQGIVMLLVMFSTFTPSGETSSSVVLILSAALISLNFFSHVIWVSMGSSVQKLIRARPRLLVLQNAVFGLMLIAVAVWIFLRTGPL, from the coding sequence GTGCAAGAAGTACTCAGCATTAACTGGCTGCTTTGGCTCTCGACCATGGTACCGCTGACCCTCAGTGCGGGCCCTGGCAACTTGATGGTCGCCACTTCCGGCGCACAGAGCGGCGTGCGCCGTTCGGTGCGGTTTATCGTCGGGCTGGACATCACTTACTTTCTGCTCGCGGTGCTGGTCGGGCTCGGGCTTTATCACACGTTGATGAACAGCCCCAAGTTGGTTTGGGTGCTGCAAGTGGTGGGCAGTTTCTACATCTTGTGGCTGGGTGTGCGCCTGCTGCGACGTCCCTTGAAAGCGCCCGGTGAAAAAGCCATGCACTTGCAATTTCGAGACGGCATCGTCGTGCAGCTGAGCAACGTGCAAGGAATCGTGATGCTGCTGGTGATGTTCTCCACCTTCACACCTTCTGGCGAGACGAGCAGCAGTGTCGTGTTGATCTTGAGCGCGGCGCTGATCTCGCTGAATTTTTTCTCTCACGTCATCTGGGTGTCCATGGGGTCGAGCGTGCAGAAGCTGATCCGGGCGCGACCAAGATTATTGGTACTTCAAAATGCGGTGTTTGGGCTGATGTTGATCGCGGTAGCGGTCTGGATATTCCTGCGGACTGGTCCGCTTTAA
- the tnpC gene encoding IS66 family transposase, whose product MTSHPNLDQLNPEELRALAAQLIQRVETMDKQITHHKSVNEKLAHEIALLKRFKFAKRSEQLSPDQASLLDDLIDTDIAAIEAELEALQPVSVEAKMRQQPKRAALPPQFPRTLIHHEPENSHCQCGCALKRIGEDASEKLDYTPGVFTVERHIRGKWACEQCETLIQAPVPAHVIDKGIPTAGLLAHVMVAKFADHLPLYRQEKIFGRAGLPIARSTLAQWVGNCGVQLQPLVDALREAVLTHGVVHADETPVQMLMPGAKKTHRAYVWAYATSQFCDLAAVVYDFSPSRAGEHARAFLGHWNGKLVCDDFAGYKAGFELGVTEIGCMAHARRKFFDLHATNKSQIAEKALHYIGALYEVEREVRELEPGVRQRIRQEKAAPIIDALHTWMIAQRQLVPEGSAIAKALDYSLKRWIALTRYLDDGAVPIDNNWCENQIRPWALGRSNWLFAGSLRSGKRAAAIMSLIQSARLNGHDPYAYLKDVLTRLPTQRASEITELLPHRWVPV is encoded by the coding sequence ATGACTTCGCATCCGAATCTCGATCAATTAAACCCTGAAGAACTGCGAGCCTTGGCGGCGCAGTTGATCCAGCGCGTCGAGACGATGGACAAGCAAATTACTCATCACAAGTCGGTCAACGAGAAGCTGGCCCACGAGATCGCGCTGCTCAAACGCTTCAAGTTTGCCAAGCGCAGCGAGCAGCTAAGTCCGGATCAAGCCAGCTTGCTCGACGACTTGATCGACACCGATATCGCCGCCATCGAAGCTGAGCTTGAAGCACTGCAACCCGTGTCTGTCGAAGCCAAAATGCGCCAGCAGCCCAAGCGCGCTGCGCTGCCACCGCAGTTCCCTCGCACTCTGATCCATCACGAACCGGAAAACAGCCACTGCCAATGCGGCTGCGCCCTCAAGCGTATCGGCGAAGATGCCAGCGAAAAGCTCGACTACACACCGGGCGTTTTCACGGTCGAGCGCCATATCCGTGGAAAATGGGCCTGCGAGCAGTGCGAAACACTGATCCAGGCGCCGGTACCGGCGCACGTCATCGACAAAGGCATCCCGACGGCGGGCCTGCTGGCCCACGTCATGGTGGCCAAGTTTGCCGACCATCTGCCGCTGTATCGGCAGGAGAAAATCTTCGGCCGCGCCGGACTGCCTATTGCTCGCTCGACCTTGGCGCAATGGGTGGGCAACTGCGGCGTGCAATTACAGCCGCTGGTTGATGCGCTGCGCGAAGCCGTGCTGACGCACGGCGTCGTCCACGCCGACGAGACGCCGGTACAAATGCTGATGCCTGGCGCTAAGAAAACTCACCGCGCTTATGTCTGGGCCTATGCCACCAGCCAGTTCTGCGATCTGGCAGCAGTCGTTTATGACTTCAGTCCGAGCCGTGCTGGCGAACATGCCCGAGCCTTCCTTGGCCACTGGAACGGCAAGCTAGTCTGCGACGACTTCGCTGGCTACAAGGCAGGCTTTGAACTGGGCGTCACGGAGATCGGCTGCATGGCCCATGCACGCCGCAAGTTCTTCGACTTGCACGCGACCAACAAAAGCCAGATCGCCGAAAAAGCGCTGCACTACATCGGGGCCTTGTACGAAGTAGAACGAGAAGTCCGCGAGCTGGAACCGGGTGTCCGACAGCGAATACGGCAGGAAAAAGCAGCGCCTATTATCGACGCACTTCATACCTGGATGATCGCCCAGAGGCAGCTTGTGCCTGAGGGATCGGCCATCGCCAAGGCATTGGATTACAGCCTCAAACGCTGGATAGCGCTAACGCGTTATCTCGATGACGGTGCTGTACCCATCGATAATAACTGGTGCGAGAATCAAATTCGGCCGTGGGCTCTTGGTCGCTCGAACTGGCTGTTCGCGGGCTCGTTACGCAGTGGTAAACGTGCCGCAGCGATCATGAGTTTGATCCAGTCGGCGCGGCTCAACGGGCATGATCCGTATGCGTATTTGAAGGATGTTCTTACACGCCTGCCGACGCAGCGGGCGAGTGAGATTACCGAGCTGTTGCCGCACAGGTGGGTGCCCGTTTAA
- a CDS encoding LysR family transcriptional regulator, with protein MNWDDLKVFIVVAKSNNVTEAGNSLKVSASTVSRKIAALEDSLSTVLFLKKTNGYFLTEAGRALLPLAMETEERFKLIERQMSQPSDRMAGQVRIDCPELMGTHLIIPGLAQFHELYPEISFDFINSAVSSKLTQSHSDIIIRLRRPDNGNFTMRRVGTLVQGLFCSEGYAASNSLPAEPADLKHHHLIGWTEEMSYMPLAQWLSELSDDQKLWIRVSNLNAQLKAVEANLGIAALPAYVAHQSGLRQVLADSSQHRSHIWLLRNQATQGVGRVDRVVDYLTQLFHDKTADMQ; from the coding sequence GTGAACTGGGATGATCTGAAGGTTTTCATCGTCGTCGCCAAGTCGAACAACGTGACCGAGGCCGGTAACTCGCTCAAGGTTTCGGCCTCGACGGTGTCGCGCAAGATTGCCGCACTCGAGGACTCGCTCAGCACCGTGTTGTTCTTGAAAAAGACCAATGGGTATTTCCTGACCGAAGCTGGCAGGGCATTACTACCGCTGGCGATGGAAACCGAAGAGCGCTTCAAACTCATCGAGCGGCAGATGTCGCAGCCAAGCGATCGAATGGCCGGGCAGGTGCGCATCGATTGCCCGGAGTTGATGGGCACGCACCTGATCATCCCCGGGCTGGCCCAGTTTCATGAGCTATACCCCGAGATCAGTTTCGACTTCATCAACTCGGCGGTGTCGTCGAAACTGACCCAAAGCCACAGCGACATCATTATCCGACTGCGCAGGCCCGATAACGGCAACTTCACCATGCGCCGGGTCGGGACATTGGTGCAGGGCCTGTTCTGCTCCGAAGGTTATGCCGCTTCCAATAGCCTGCCGGCGGAGCCCGCCGACTTGAAGCACCATCACTTGATTGGCTGGACCGAGGAAATGTCTTACATGCCGCTGGCGCAGTGGCTGAGCGAACTGAGCGACGATCAGAAGCTGTGGATCCGCGTATCCAACCTCAACGCCCAACTCAAGGCCGTGGAAGCCAATCTTGGCATTGCCGCGCTACCGGCCTACGTTGCACACCAGTCGGGCCTGCGTCAGGTGCTGGCCGACAGTTCCCAACACCGTTCCCATATCTGGCTGCTGCGCAATCAAGCGACCCAAGGTGTGGGCCGCGTCGACCGAGTGGTGGATTACCTGACGCAGCTGTTCCACGACAAAACGGCAGACATGCAATAG
- a CDS encoding LutC/YkgG family protein, with protein sequence MSAKENILAKLRKSLTGATPVADNFDVELVTQTYRYAPEERIPQLRKLMEAVHTEIHLTSGEDWPALLAQLLRDRQLPSLLIAPTTPHGQKITQFWANNPDLPALKAYNRPVEEWKAELFNDTPASLTGTLGAIAATGSLILWPTREEPRLMSLVPPVHFALLKASEIRDNFYEVQQEFEWAQGMPTNALLVSGPSKTADIEQVLAYGAHGPKDLVVLILEDQ encoded by the coding sequence ATGAGTGCCAAGGAAAATATCCTAGCCAAGCTGCGCAAAAGTCTGACGGGCGCCACGCCCGTTGCCGATAATTTCGATGTCGAACTGGTGACACAGACCTACCGCTACGCACCCGAAGAACGTATCCCGCAGCTGCGCAAGCTGATGGAAGCGGTACACACGGAGATCCATCTGACGTCCGGCGAAGATTGGCCGGCGCTGCTGGCTCAGCTGTTGCGCGACCGGCAACTGCCCAGCCTGCTTATCGCTCCGACCACGCCACATGGGCAAAAAATCACACAGTTCTGGGCGAACAATCCGGACCTGCCGGCCCTCAAGGCCTACAACCGCCCCGTGGAAGAATGGAAAGCCGAACTGTTCAACGACACGCCCGCCAGCCTGACCGGCACCCTTGGCGCCATCGCCGCGACCGGTAGCCTGATTCTCTGGCCGACGCGGGAAGAACCGCGATTGATGAGCCTCGTGCCGCCGGTGCATTTCGCCCTGCTCAAGGCCAGCGAGATCCGCGACAATTTCTATGAAGTGCAACAGGAATTCGAATGGGCCCAAGGCATGCCCACCAACGCCCTGCTGGTGTCGGGCCCGTCGAAGACTGCCGACATCGAGCAAGTCCTGGCCTACGGCGCCCACGGCCCGAAAGATCTGGTGGTTTTGATCCTGGAGGACCAATGA
- a CDS encoding FAD-binding and (Fe-S)-binding domain-containing protein → MTLPASFLRDVQQLIPQKRRFDDPLSTLAFGTDASFYRLIPKLVVRVETEDEVVALLQLAQRDQVPVTFRAAGTSLSGQAISDSVLIVLGDNWNGREVRGQGAQIRLQPGVIGAQANAWLAPFGRKIGPDPASINACKIGGIVANNASGMCCGTAQNTYHTLAGMRLVLADGTRLDTEDDASVAAFRTSHDELLERLATLGRETRANTELAARIRHKYRLKNTTGLSLNALVDFDEPVDILSHLLVGSEGTLGFISAVTYNTVIDHPNKASALIVFPDVETCCNAVTVLKNQPVSAVELLDRRSLRSVQDKPGMPDFVQHLSTNACALLIESRAASSSLLQEQLSLIMASLAGFPVEKQVDFTEDPRENARLWAIRKDTFPAVGAVRKTGTTVIIEDVTFPVEQLAIGVNRLIELFDKHHYDEAILFGHALEGNLHFVFTQGFNNPEEIARYQAFMEDVAQLVAVEFGGSLKAEHGTGRNMAPFVELEWGSDAYQLMWQLKRLLDPNGILNPDVVLSEDSQIHLKHLKPLPAADEIVDKCIECGFCEPVCPSKDLTLSPRQRIVIWRDIQAKKRAGIDTSELEHAYQYQGIDTCAATGLCAQRCPVGINTGELMKKLRSREATKTKTANWIEGNFATTLQGARFALHVANGARMLLGAPRLAKLSASLTRLSKGQVPQWSNAMPQPEKAIRFSPALSDERPRVVYLAACVSRVMGPAAGDKEQMSLYEKTQRLLEKAGYQVVFPDNVDSLCCGQPFASKGYVEQAEHKRQELIGALLHASRGGLDPIYCDTSPCTLRLVQDLGDVRLDLYDPVRFIRTHLMDRLDFIPQEAPIAVHVTCSTQHLGESQALIDLARKCSKNVVIPEGIQCCGFAGDKGFTTPQLNAHSLRTLKDAVQHCSEGISTSRTCEIGLTQHGAIDYHGLVYLVDRVTQARAT, encoded by the coding sequence ATGACCCTTCCGGCCTCTTTCCTACGCGACGTACAACAGCTCATCCCACAAAAACGCCGTTTCGACGATCCGTTGTCAACCTTGGCCTTCGGCACCGACGCCAGTTTCTATCGGCTGATTCCGAAGCTGGTGGTACGGGTCGAAACAGAAGATGAAGTGGTCGCATTGTTACAGCTCGCCCAGCGCGACCAGGTGCCCGTCACCTTCCGCGCCGCCGGCACCAGTTTGTCTGGGCAAGCCATCAGCGACTCGGTGCTGATTGTGCTGGGGGATAATTGGAACGGCCGCGAAGTCCGCGGGCAAGGCGCGCAGATTCGTTTGCAACCCGGCGTAATCGGCGCCCAGGCCAACGCTTGGCTGGCACCGTTCGGGCGCAAGATCGGTCCTGATCCAGCCTCAATCAATGCCTGCAAGATTGGCGGTATCGTCGCCAACAACGCCAGCGGCATGTGCTGCGGCACGGCGCAGAACACTTACCACACCTTGGCCGGCATGCGTCTGGTACTGGCGGACGGCACACGTCTCGATACCGAAGACGACGCCAGCGTGGCGGCTTTTCGTACAAGCCATGACGAACTGCTGGAACGCCTGGCGACACTGGGCCGCGAAACCCGCGCCAACACCGAACTGGCTGCGCGAATCCGGCACAAATACCGTCTGAAAAATACCACCGGCCTGTCACTCAATGCCCTGGTGGATTTCGACGAGCCTGTGGATATCTTGAGTCATCTGCTGGTGGGCTCCGAAGGCACTCTCGGCTTCATCAGTGCGGTGACCTACAACACGGTTATCGACCATCCCAACAAGGCGTCGGCACTGATCGTCTTCCCGGACGTGGAAACCTGCTGCAACGCGGTCACTGTGCTGAAAAACCAACCGGTGTCGGCCGTGGAACTGCTGGACCGTCGCAGCCTGCGTTCGGTACAGGACAAGCCGGGCATGCCGGATTTCGTACAGCACCTGTCGACAAATGCCTGCGCCCTGCTGATCGAATCCCGCGCCGCTTCTTCGTCGCTGCTCCAAGAACAACTGAGCCTGATCATGGCTTCGCTGGCGGGCTTCCCGGTGGAAAAACAGGTCGACTTCACTGAAGACCCACGGGAGAACGCCCGCCTCTGGGCCATCCGCAAAGACACCTTCCCGGCGGTGGGCGCGGTGCGCAAAACCGGAACCACGGTGATCATCGAAGATGTGACCTTCCCGGTGGAACAACTGGCCATCGGGGTGAATCGCCTGATCGAACTGTTCGACAAACATCACTACGACGAAGCGATCCTTTTCGGACACGCACTGGAAGGCAATCTGCACTTCGTCTTCACCCAAGGCTTCAACAACCCCGAAGAAATCGCACGCTACCAGGCGTTCATGGAGGACGTCGCGCAATTGGTGGCAGTGGAATTCGGCGGCTCGTTGAAAGCCGAACACGGCACCGGACGCAACATGGCGCCGTTCGTCGAGCTGGAATGGGGCAGCGATGCCTATCAATTGATGTGGCAACTCAAGCGCCTGCTCGATCCCAACGGCATCCTCAACCCGGACGTGGTGCTCAGCGAGGATTCGCAGATCCACCTCAAGCACCTCAAGCCGTTGCCGGCCGCCGATGAGATTGTGGATAAGTGCATCGAATGTGGTTTCTGCGAGCCGGTGTGTCCGTCTAAAGACCTGACGTTGAGCCCACGCCAGCGCATCGTGATATGGCGGGACATCCAGGCGAAAAAGCGCGCCGGCATCGATACTTCGGAACTGGAACACGCCTACCAATACCAAGGCATCGATACCTGCGCCGCGACGGGCCTGTGCGCGCAACGTTGTCCGGTGGGCATCAATACCGGCGAGCTGATGAAAAAGCTTCGCAGCCGTGAGGCAACGAAGACGAAAACCGCCAACTGGATCGAAGGAAATTTCGCCACCACGCTGCAAGGCGCACGCTTCGCCCTTCACGTCGCCAACGGTGCGCGAATGCTGCTAGGGGCGCCTCGCCTGGCAAAACTTTCGGCCTCATTGACGCGGCTGTCCAAGGGCCAGGTACCGCAATGGAGCAACGCCATGCCCCAGCCGGAAAAGGCCATCCGCTTCAGCCCCGCCTTGTCGGACGAGCGTCCGAGAGTGGTGTACCTGGCGGCCTGCGTATCGCGAGTCATGGGCCCGGCAGCAGGGGATAAGGAGCAGATGTCTCTGTACGAAAAGACTCAACGGCTGCTGGAAAAAGCCGGCTACCAAGTAGTCTTTCCCGATAATGTCGACAGCCTTTGCTGCGGCCAGCCTTTTGCGTCCAAAGGCTATGTCGAACAAGCCGAGCACAAACGCCAGGAACTGATCGGCGCCCTGTTGCACGCCAGTCGCGGCGGACTTGATCCGATCTATTGCGACACCAGCCCCTGCACGTTGCGATTGGTCCAGGACCTGGGCGATGTGCGTCTGGACCTGTACGACCCAGTGCGTTTCATCCGCACCCATTTGATGGACCGTCTCGATTTCATCCCACAGGAGGCGCCCATCGCCGTTCACGTTACGTGTAGCACGCAGCACCTTGGCGAAAGCCAGGCGTTGATCGATCTGGCGCGCAAATGCAGCAAAAACGTGGTCATCCCAGAAGGCATCCAATGCTGTGGTTTTGCTGGCGACAAAGGCTTCACCACGCCGCAATTGAACGCCCATTCGCTGCGCACCTTGAAGGACGCGGTCCAGCATTGCAGCGAAGGGATTTCCACCAGCCGCACCTGCGAGATTGGTCTTACGCAACACGGCGCAATCGACTACCACGGGCTGGTCTACCTGGTGGATCGAGTGACCCAGGCCAGGGCAACCTGA
- a CDS encoding TonB-dependent siderophore receptor, with protein sequence MSRATPLCYFNASRDLLAMAICMAALSPALADDSSAAQEKSKPATLELGATEISSGPLGSITEGSDSYTTGIMSTATKLPLTMRETPQATTVITRQRMDDQAMTSINDVVKFTPGLFLDFSSGPGRQTYSARGFEIDNLMYDGIPSGYDGVNVGAQPNLAMFDRVEVVRGATGLVTGAGNPSAAINMVRKRPLAEQRVTLTGAAGSWDDYRGEIDASSPLNDSGNLRGRVVASYRDANSFIDDVEEDHGLFYAITEADLSEDTTLTLGFSHQKDKTNYFWGSSMIGQDGHHLDLPRSYNPGTDWENKDQEINTLFAEVRHRLANEWSLQFNANYAEQNALFSGSYQSRWVNNTLARTVYQSAHDENQAGLDAFANGPFEAFGRTHELVVGASKRIYDMTTHNYSPYDMNWPINAGKPDFVHTDNGREVTTQDGLYATTRLSLADPLKLILGGRLDWYDYDNRDGEGDYKVTRNVTRYAGLIYDLDDHHSVYVSYSDIFTPQSSKDTSGTPVKPIVGKNYEVGIKGEYFDGALNASMALFRVDQENRAVQVFVPNCPQASCYEASGELRSQGVDFELQGALTENWQVGGGYTYARVHTIKDSANPQKVNQRFDTDTPEHLFKLTTRYQFQGPLEKLRVGGNVSWQSRIYNDVALLDGSNYRLKQGAYAVTDLMAGYRVNQHLDLQLNANNIFDRKYYSSVANSISYGGDAYGTPRNLMMTAKYSF encoded by the coding sequence ATGTCGCGCGCCACACCCCTGTGTTATTTCAACGCGTCACGTGATCTGTTAGCCATGGCCATTTGCATGGCAGCCCTTTCACCGGCCCTTGCCGATGACAGCAGCGCTGCTCAGGAAAAATCCAAGCCCGCCACCCTGGAGCTGGGTGCGACCGAAATTTCCAGCGGCCCGCTGGGCAGCATCACGGAAGGCTCCGACTCCTACACCACGGGCATCATGTCGACGGCGACCAAGCTGCCGCTGACGATGCGTGAAACGCCACAAGCCACCACTGTCATTACGCGTCAGCGCATGGATGACCAGGCCATGACTAGCATCAACGACGTGGTGAAGTTCACCCCTGGGTTGTTCCTCGACTTTTCAAGCGGCCCCGGTCGGCAGACGTACTCGGCGCGCGGTTTCGAGATTGATAACCTCATGTACGACGGCATACCGAGCGGCTACGACGGCGTCAACGTCGGGGCTCAGCCGAACCTTGCGATGTTCGACCGAGTCGAGGTCGTGCGCGGCGCCACCGGCCTGGTGACCGGTGCAGGCAATCCTTCGGCGGCCATCAACATGGTACGCAAGCGGCCGCTCGCCGAGCAGCGAGTCACGCTGACAGGCGCCGCCGGCAGTTGGGACGATTACCGTGGCGAGATCGATGCGTCCAGCCCGCTCAATGACAGCGGCAACCTGCGTGGTCGGGTCGTCGCGTCTTACCGCGATGCCAACAGTTTCATCGACGATGTCGAGGAGGATCACGGCTTATTCTATGCAATCACCGAAGCAGACCTGAGCGAAGACACCACCCTGACCCTCGGCTTTTCGCACCAAAAGGACAAAACCAATTACTTCTGGGGCTCGTCGATGATCGGCCAGGATGGCCATCACCTGGACTTGCCGCGGTCGTACAACCCTGGCACCGATTGGGAGAACAAGGATCAGGAGATCAACACGCTTTTCGCCGAAGTCCGCCATCGCCTGGCCAATGAATGGAGTCTTCAGTTCAATGCCAACTACGCTGAGCAGAACGCGTTGTTCTCTGGCTCGTACCAGTCACGCTGGGTCAATAACACACTGGCTCGGACTGTCTACCAGTCCGCCCATGATGAAAACCAGGCCGGCCTGGACGCTTTCGCCAATGGCCCCTTCGAAGCGTTCGGACGTACCCACGAACTGGTGGTGGGCGCCAGCAAGCGCATCTATGACATGACCACTCACAACTATTCTCCGTATGACATGAACTGGCCGATCAACGCCGGCAAACCGGACTTCGTCCACACGGATAATGGCCGCGAAGTCACGACCCAGGATGGCCTGTACGCAACCACCCGCCTGAGCTTGGCCGATCCACTGAAGCTGATTCTTGGCGGGCGGCTGGACTGGTACGACTACGACAATCGGGATGGCGAAGGGGATTACAAGGTCACTCGAAACGTTACCCGTTACGCAGGCTTGATATACGACCTGGACGACCACCATTCAGTCTATGTCAGCTACAGCGACATCTTCACGCCACAGAGTTCCAAGGACACCTCCGGCACACCGGTCAAGCCGATCGTCGGCAAGAACTACGAGGTCGGCATCAAGGGTGAATATTTTGACGGTGCGCTGAATGCGAGCATGGCCCTGTTCCGCGTCGACCAGGAAAATCGCGCCGTGCAAGTGTTCGTGCCGAACTGTCCACAGGCCTCTTGCTACGAGGCCTCCGGCGAGCTTCGCAGCCAGGGTGTCGATTTCGAATTGCAAGGCGCATTGACCGAAAATTGGCAGGTCGGTGGCGGCTATACCTACGCTCGCGTGCATACCATCAAGGACAGCGCCAATCCGCAGAAGGTGAATCAGCGCTTCGACACCGACACGCCAGAGCACCTGTTCAAGCTGACCACCCGCTACCAATTCCAAGGCCCGCTGGAAAAACTGCGCGTCGGCGGCAACGTCTCCTGGCAGAGCCGCATCTACAACGACGTCGCGTTGCTCGATGGTAGTAACTACCGGCTCAAGCAAGGCGCCTATGCGGTCACAGACTTGATGGCCGGATACCGGGTCAACCAGCATCTGGACCTGCAGCTCAATGCCAATAACATCTTCGACCGCAAGTACTACTCATCCGTCGCCAATTCCATCAGCTACGGCGGCGACGCTTATGGCACCCCACGCAACCTGATGATGACCGCCAAGTACAGCTTCTAG